The Rhodospirillales bacterium nucleotide sequence GCAACGCCACTTCGCGTCGTTGGAATCGATCTCACGGGATCCGAACGCCGTCCTACCGGATGGTGCCTCATGCGCGGCGCCGAGGCTGAGACCTGCCTGTTGTCGACGGACGATGAGATCATCGAAGCGTCGGTTGACGCGCATCCTGACGTCGTTTCGATCGATTCGCCCCTGTCCATTCCTCGAGGGCGAACCCGGGTCAGCGACGATGATCCGTCAAGGCAGTCGGGCGGAATCATGCGCGACTGCGAGCGCGAATTGAAGCGCCGCGGCATCAACGTCTATCCGTGCCTGATCCCCAGCATGCAGGGTTTGACTCAGCGTGGCATGCGCCTGGCACATCACCTGCGCGAGCGCGGCATTCCGGTTATCGAGAGCTATCCGGGCGCCGCTCAAGACATCATGGGCATTCCGCGCAAGCGGGCGGGCTTGGAGTATCTGAAGGGGGGTCTCGCCGACTTCGGCGTCCGTGGGGCGTTTGTGACGTCGAAGGTGAACCATGACGAACTGGACGCCATCACCGCTGCTCTCGTCGGCTTCTTTTTCTGGTCGGGGCGCTTCGAACCGCTGGGCAACGAGGATGAAGACTACCTGATCGTTCCCGACCTTCGGTGCTTGCCCGAACGCTGGACCAGCCGGAGGGTCATCGGCATCAGCGGCGAGATCTGTGCGGGCAAGACCTCTGCCGCGCGTCACCTCCAGCGGGCCGGCTTTGCCTATGGCCGTTTCAGTCAGATCCTGGAAAGCATGCTGAATCAAGGCGGTGTCGCTGTGTCCCGTGAAAATCTGCAAGGTCTCGGGGAGCGCGTCAACCGAGAGCCGGGCCAGCGGTGGCTGTGCAAGCAGCTGGTCAAGCAGCTTCCAGGCGGTCGCGACTTGGTGATCGACGGGTTGCGCTGGCGTATGGATCGGGCGTTCCTTAGAGAGCGCTTTGGTCCCGCTTTCGTCCATCTCCACGTCGAAGCATCAATGGAGATTCGGCGTCAACGTTTCGTCCCACTCGGAAATTCGGAAGAGGAATTCGAACGAGCCTCATGCCATCCGGCTGAAGCCGAAGCCCGTGCACTTGCATACCATGCTGAAACAGTTATCCCCAACGAGCGAGCACTCGGTGACTTTCTCGACGGTGTGGACCGCGTTACAACACAGCGCCTCGATGTGACGAAGGTGGAACCAGCGTGCCTGTAACAGTGGTCGTCGGCGGGCAGTTCGGATCCGAAGGAAAAGGCAAGGTTGCCTGTGAACTCGCGCGCCGCGACCGGGCATCGGTCGCGGTTCGCATCGGCGGTTCCAACTCTGGTCACACCGTCGTCGATGATCAGGGCAGGACCCGGATTTTTCGACACTTGCCGACCGCGGCGGTGCTTCCCGACACGATCTGCGTAATTGGTCCCGGATCGTATCTCGACGTCGATGTTCTCCTCCGGGAAATTTCGGGTACGTGCCTAACCCCGGCGCGCCTCCTGATC carries:
- a CDS encoding DUF429 domain-containing protein — protein: MDASNEALYDGDADYFAERLPKSEHYRIAVSFPKKTAFLDIETTGLSHYYDDVTIVGISLDGSYSCHFAFDDESALLDRLREAKCVVTFNGTIFDYRFLIKTYSNIQLPKAHVDLRFLAPRAGLSGGQKVVEEKLGWRRHGAARDINGAAAPLLWHRYKLGDHDAAKTLIRYNHADVEGMRFILDSVLEKMAGFNGQGAIFHRPTFEKQTTRFTWSKHSGSFRKNVIAVPSFRGGSGPAVTMAEIAPTDSATPLRVVGIDLTGSERRPTGWCLMRGAEAETCLLSTDDEIIEASVDAHPDVVSIDSPLSIPRGRTRVSDDDPSRQSGGIMRDCERELKRRGINVYPCLIPSMQGLTQRGMRLAHHLRERGIPVIESYPGAAQDIMGIPRKRAGLEYLKGGLADFGVRGAFVTSKVNHDELDAITAALVGFFFWSGRFEPLGNEDEDYLIVPDLRCLPERWTSRRVIGISGEICAGKTSAARHLQRAGFAYGRFSQILESMLNQGGVAVSRENLQGLGERVNREPGQRWLCKQLVKQLPGGRDLVIDGLRWRMDRAFLRERFGPAFVHLHVEASMEIRRQRFVPLGNSEEEFERASCHPAEAEARALAYHAETVIPNERALGDFLDGVDRVTTQRLDVTKVEPACL